The following proteins are encoded in a genomic region of Syntrophotaleaceae bacterium:
- a CDS encoding HD domain-containing phosphohydrolase — protein MKACRNIDRTRWLPVALDTFLWGRAVPCDLYLRLKDGDFVLFARKGLVFDENSRKRLQENRTDYLYIVEEEGEFYREYLKKALLGIIHNPAVSANNKAEVVLNACRQAMNRVFDNPRPVEVKHACEIIEPTVDLILHDHQATRQLIKLSAYDHSTTVHSTNVGIFSMALSRIFFGDDCRPDMHRLGIGFFFHDLGKCRIPIEILNKPGPLTPEERQIVNRHVMEGYQMLEGNGLVTEEAQTILLQHHERDDGGGYPFGRKGSDIHPYARICRLADVYEALTSDRPYHQRKTTFEALKFMKEKVVTDLDENLFARFVKLFID, from the coding sequence ATGAAAGCCTGTCGGAATATTGACCGGACCAGATGGTTGCCGGTGGCGCTCGATACGTTTCTCTGGGGCCGTGCGGTTCCCTGCGATCTGTATCTGCGCCTCAAGGACGGGGACTTCGTGCTTTTCGCCAGGAAAGGGCTTGTTTTTGACGAGAACAGCCGGAAAAGACTTCAGGAAAACCGCACCGACTACCTCTACATTGTCGAGGAGGAAGGCGAGTTCTATCGGGAGTATCTGAAAAAGGCTCTGTTGGGGATTATCCATAATCCGGCCGTGAGCGCAAACAACAAAGCGGAGGTTGTGCTGAATGCCTGTCGCCAGGCGATGAACCGGGTTTTTGACAACCCGCGCCCGGTCGAGGTCAAACATGCCTGTGAAATCATCGAACCGACGGTCGATCTGATCCTCCACGACCACCAGGCCACCCGGCAGCTGATAAAACTGTCCGCCTACGACCATTCCACGACCGTCCATTCCACCAACGTCGGCATCTTCAGCATGGCGTTGTCACGAATTTTTTTCGGGGACGATTGTCGGCCCGACATGCACCGTCTGGGAATCGGCTTTTTCTTTCACGATCTCGGCAAATGCCGGATACCCATCGAGATCCTGAACAAACCAGGGCCTTTGACTCCGGAAGAAAGACAGATCGTCAACCGCCACGTCATGGAGGGGTACCAAATGCTGGAAGGGAACGGTCTGGTCACCGAGGAAGCCCAGACCATACTTCTTCAGCACCATGAGCGGGATGACGGCGGAGGCTATCCCTTCGGCAGAAAAGGTTCCGACATCCACCCCTATGCCCGTATCTGTCGCCTGGCCGATGTTTACGAGGCACTGACCAGCGACCGCCCCTATCATCAGCGCAAAACCACTTTCGAAGCTCTCAAGTTCATGAAGGAAAAAGTGGTTACCGATCTGGATGAAAATCTCTTCGCCCGTTTCGTAAAACTTTTTATCGATTAA
- a CDS encoding PBP1A family penicillin-binding protein yields the protein MNMTKLARMALFSLLGGLLAGAIGLIAIYFMVSASLPRVDSLADYRPPVITRIMGDDGTVVAEFFRERRIVVSVDRMPEQLIRAFVAAEDSNFFDHQGIDFKSIIRAAIKNLRAGGIVQGGSTITQQVAKSLLLTPERKFSRKFKEAILAWRMEKKLSKTEILYLYLNQIYLGHGAYGVQAAAENYFGKNVEELSLAESAMLAGLPQAPSRYSPYHHYKRAVERQKYVLGRMLQEGFVSQEEIDLALAEELVIHPRPRLHIPGAAYFTEQVRRYLEARYGAEQVQGGGLEVHTTINPAMQQAAQLAVQENLRSYDRRRGYRGPMRVLSTEEEAGFLAEQTEQLGATRPPTGSFIEGVLVGGEKGDLLIRCGAFTGRIPSGETGWAGQIRVVERGRPVKIKSRPIHLPAGSVLLVGVEEHLADGTLRLSLQQEPEAQGALVALDPRTGQVKAMVGGYDFGKSQFNRAIQARRLPGSAFKPFIYSAAIDKGYTPATIVLDTPLIYRQKNDQGGETEWKPKNYRGSFTGATSLRNALTHSYNVVTVKILEDIGVGYAIGYARKLGIQSPLNRDLTLALGSSAVSPLELATAYCPFANGGVRPTPVYVTKVLDRTGRVLESVDPADFPNGPEKGQNLIVKSPERVISPETAYLVTNMMESVVRDGTGMAARSLGRPVAGKTGTTNDLKDAWFVGYVPQLLAASWIGYDQERSLGNRETGSRAALPAWLAFMQKAVEEIPAEDFTVPDNVEFRPIDPVTGLLAPEDSGEITIEVFAPGTAPTRYALELETPEARDFFMLDMEDF from the coding sequence ATGAATATGACTAAATTAGCACGTATGGCACTTTTCTCCCTTTTGGGAGGGTTGCTGGCCGGAGCCATCGGTCTCATCGCGATTTACTTCATGGTTTCGGCCTCACTGCCCAGGGTCGATTCCCTGGCCGATTACAGACCACCTGTCATCACCCGGATCATGGGGGATGACGGGACGGTGGTGGCGGAATTTTTCAGGGAGAGGCGAATCGTCGTTTCCGTGGACAGGATGCCCGAACAGCTCATACGGGCCTTCGTTGCCGCGGAAGACAGCAATTTCTTCGACCATCAGGGGATTGATTTCAAATCCATAATCCGCGCGGCGATCAAGAACCTGCGTGCCGGCGGGATCGTCCAGGGGGGATCGACCATCACCCAGCAGGTGGCGAAAAGTCTTCTGCTGACGCCGGAACGGAAATTTTCCCGCAAGTTCAAGGAGGCCATTCTGGCCTGGAGGATGGAGAAGAAGTTGTCGAAAACGGAAATCCTCTACCTCTACCTCAATCAGATCTATCTCGGCCACGGAGCCTATGGAGTGCAGGCAGCCGCGGAAAATTATTTCGGCAAGAATGTTGAGGAGCTGTCCCTTGCCGAATCGGCCATGCTGGCGGGCCTGCCGCAGGCACCCAGCCGGTATTCCCCCTACCATCACTACAAGAGGGCTGTCGAAAGGCAGAAATACGTTCTGGGACGGATGCTGCAGGAGGGATTCGTCAGCCAGGAAGAGATCGACCTGGCCCTGGCCGAGGAGTTGGTGATCCATCCGCGGCCCCGTCTGCATATACCCGGCGCTGCTTATTTTACAGAGCAGGTGCGCCGTTATCTGGAAGCCCGTTACGGGGCGGAACAGGTTCAGGGGGGAGGTCTCGAGGTGCACACCACGATAAATCCCGCCATGCAACAGGCTGCCCAACTGGCGGTCCAGGAAAACCTGCGCAGTTACGACCGCCGCAGGGGCTATCGGGGACCAATGCGGGTTCTGTCAACCGAAGAAGAGGCGGGCTTCCTGGCGGAACAGACCGAGCAGCTGGGCGCAACAAGGCCGCCGACCGGCTCCTTTATCGAGGGGGTTCTGGTGGGCGGAGAAAAGGGCGATCTGCTGATCCGGTGCGGAGCCTTTACGGGACGAATCCCTTCAGGAGAGACCGGATGGGCCGGTCAGATCCGAGTGGTCGAGCGGGGCAGGCCGGTGAAGATCAAATCCAGGCCGATCCATCTGCCGGCCGGATCGGTACTGCTGGTCGGTGTGGAGGAACACCTTGCCGACGGCACCTTGCGCCTCAGCCTGCAGCAGGAGCCCGAGGCCCAGGGGGCCCTGGTCGCCCTCGACCCGCGGACCGGCCAGGTCAAGGCGATGGTGGGCGGTTACGACTTCGGCAAGAGCCAGTTCAATCGTGCCATCCAGGCCCGCAGGTTGCCCGGCTCCGCCTTCAAGCCGTTTATTTATTCAGCGGCCATCGACAAGGGTTATACCCCGGCCACCATCGTTTTGGATACGCCCCTGATCTACCGGCAGAAGAACGATCAGGGCGGAGAAACGGAATGGAAACCGAAAAATTACCGGGGCTCTTTTACCGGCGCCACATCCCTGCGTAATGCCCTGACCCACTCCTACAACGTGGTAACCGTCAAGATCCTGGAGGACATCGGGGTCGGCTACGCCATCGGCTACGCCCGGAAACTCGGTATCCAGTCGCCCCTGAACCGGGACCTGACCCTGGCTCTCGGATCATCCGCCGTATCGCCTCTTGAACTGGCCACGGCCTACTGCCCCTTTGCAAATGGGGGGGTGCGACCAACGCCGGTCTATGTGACCAAGGTTCTGGACCGAACCGGGCGGGTGCTGGAATCGGTCGACCCCGCCGATTTTCCCAACGGGCCGGAAAAAGGCCAAAATCTGATCGTCAAATCTCCGGAAAGGGTCATCTCCCCGGAAACGGCTTATCTGGTGACCAATATGATGGAAAGCGTGGTTCGTGATGGAACCGGGATGGCTGCCAGGTCCCTCGGTCGCCCGGTGGCCGGCAAGACCGGCACCACCAACGATCTGAAGGACGCCTGGTTCGTCGGCTATGTTCCACAACTTCTGGCGGCGTCCTGGATCGGTTACGATCAGGAGCGATCGCTGGGCAATAGGGAAACCGGCTCCCGCGCGGCTTTGCCGGCCTGGCTGGCCTTCATGCAGAAGGCGGTGGAGGAGATACCTGCAGAGGATTTCACCGTCCCCGACAATGTGGAGTTTCGTCCCATCGATCCAGTGACCGGATTGCTGGCACCGGAAGACAGCGGAGAAATTACCATCGAGGTTTTCGCCCCCGGCACCGCCCCCACCCGCTACGCCCTTGAACTTGAAACCCCTGAGGCCCGGGATTTCTTTATGCTCGACATGGAGGATTTCTGA
- a CDS encoding pyridoxal phosphate-dependent aminotransferase gives MRNNIVHIGAGELTYEIRAIVEIADKLQGMGIKTNMENIGDPVAKGEKIPQWMKEVVADLVMQDCSYGYCPTRGVLETRQFLAARTNSRGKAQISPDDVIFFNGLGDAIQKVYGFLRREARVIGPSPTYSTHSSAEAAHAGTRPISYRLDPDNNWYPDLDDLELSVKYNPTISGILIINPDNPTGAVYPERILREMIAIARQYDLFVICDEVYHNIVYNGQSTKPISDLIGDVPAMALKGISKDLPWPGARCGWIEVYNADKDPVFQKYVKSILNAKMVEVCSTTLPQKAIPLILSHPQFPVYLEERKSRYEKHSNIAYDQLREIPGIKVNRTNGAFYMSVVFNRELLKEHQTLPIENNEVRRLVEGLVSAPGIAPDKRFVYYLLASTGICVVPLSSFCTEEQGFRITLLEKDEAEFTRIFRTIGESITEYLNS, from the coding sequence ATGCGAAATAATATCGTTCATATCGGGGCCGGCGAACTGACTTATGAAATACGGGCCATCGTCGAGATTGCCGACAAGCTTCAGGGGATGGGCATCAAGACCAATATGGAAAATATCGGCGATCCCGTGGCCAAGGGGGAAAAAATTCCCCAGTGGATGAAAGAGGTGGTCGCCGATCTGGTGATGCAGGACTGTTCCTACGGCTACTGCCCGACCCGGGGCGTTCTCGAAACCCGGCAATTCCTCGCTGCCCGTACCAACAGCCGGGGCAAGGCCCAGATTTCGCCGGATGATGTCATTTTCTTCAACGGTCTGGGGGACGCCATCCAGAAGGTTTACGGGTTTCTGCGCCGGGAAGCACGGGTTATCGGTCCATCTCCGACCTATTCGACCCACTCCTCGGCCGAAGCGGCCCATGCCGGCACCCGGCCGATTTCCTACCGCCTCGACCCGGACAACAACTGGTACCCGGACCTGGACGATCTGGAACTGTCGGTCAAATACAATCCGACCATTTCGGGTATTTTGATCATCAATCCCGACAATCCAACGGGGGCAGTCTATCCAGAGAGGATCCTCAGGGAAATGATCGCTATTGCCCGGCAATACGATCTCTTTGTCATCTGCGACGAGGTCTATCACAACATCGTCTACAACGGACAATCCACCAAACCGATTTCCGATCTGATCGGCGATGTTCCGGCCATGGCTCTCAAGGGGATCAGCAAGGATTTGCCCTGGCCCGGTGCCCGCTGTGGATGGATCGAAGTCTATAATGCGGACAAGGATCCGGTGTTTCAGAAATATGTAAAAAGCATCCTGAATGCGAAGATGGTGGAGGTCTGCTCCACCACCCTGCCGCAGAAAGCCATTCCGCTGATTCTGAGCCATCCTCAGTTTCCGGTTTATCTCGAAGAGCGCAAGAGCCGCTACGAGAAACACAGCAACATCGCCTATGACCAACTCAGGGAAATTCCGGGGATCAAGGTCAATCGCACCAACGGCGCTTTTTACATGAGCGTGGTCTTCAATCGGGAACTTCTGAAGGAGCACCAGACCCTGCCGATCGAGAACAATGAAGTCCGGCGCCTGGTGGAGGGTTTGGTCAGCGCCCCAGGCATCGCGCCGGACAAGCGGTTCGTCTACTACCTGCTGGCGTCCACCGGCATCTGCGTTGTCCCCCTCTCCTCCTTCTGTACCGAGGAGCAGGGTTTCCGGATAACGCTGCTGGAAAAGGACGAAGCGGAATTCACGCGGATTTTCAGAACCATCGGGGAGAGTATAACCGAGTATCTGAATAGCTGA
- the nth gene encoding endonuclease III — MAGRSSPEKALEMLEILRKLYPNAHCALIFDSPFQLLVATILSAQCTDVQVNRVTPKLFTRYPDPLAMMSADLESLENLIRSTGFFRNKARNLIACARLLVDQYQGRVPDTLEELVRLPGVGRKTANVVLGNAFGIPGMVVDTHVKRLSRRMGWSDGTDPEKIEQQLCELLPEEDWTLAGHLLILHGREICKAPVPLCSICPLQALCPKIGVDKAR; from the coding sequence TTGGCGGGCCGAAGCTCCCCCGAAAAAGCCCTTGAAATGCTTGAAATTCTCCGAAAACTCTATCCAAACGCACATTGCGCCCTGATTTTCGACAGCCCCTTCCAGCTTCTGGTCGCCACCATCCTCTCAGCCCAGTGCACGGACGTTCAGGTAAACCGTGTCACACCGAAGTTGTTCACTCGATATCCTGATCCTTTGGCGATGATGTCAGCCGATCTGGAGAGCCTGGAAAACCTGATTCGTTCAACCGGGTTTTTCCGCAACAAGGCTCGTAACCTCATCGCGTGTGCGAGGCTGCTGGTGGACCAATATCAGGGAAGGGTACCCGACACGCTCGAAGAGTTGGTGCGCCTGCCCGGGGTTGGAAGAAAGACGGCCAACGTGGTCCTGGGAAACGCTTTCGGGATTCCCGGCATGGTGGTCGATACCCATGTCAAGAGATTGTCCCGCAGAATGGGATGGAGCGATGGGACAGACCCGGAAAAAATCGAGCAGCAACTCTGTGAATTGCTGCCCGAAGAAGACTGGACCCTGGCGGGTCATCTGCTGATCCTGCACGGCCGGGAAATCTGCAAGGCCCCGGTCCCCCTCTGTTCAATCTGCCCGCTGCAGGCACTCTGTCCGAAGATTGGCGTGGACAAGGCGCGCTGA
- a CDS encoding NAD(P)H-dependent glycerol-3-phosphate dehydrogenase, with amino-acid sequence MKIGVIGAGSWGTTLADLLAKKGEDVILWAFEKELAEQMQETRKNDQFLSGFTLDKKLSFTSDLLEAATGRDLLVLVSPSQVMRQVLRQLEPCITPQTILVSAAKGIENETLMTMSEVLEDVLPETKRQRTAFISGPTFAREVAAEMPTALVVASTCQETARQVQDIFSCHYFRLYRQGDVLGVELGGSLKNVMALAAGVTDGLGYGYNTRAGLITRGLVEMSRIGQAKGARESTFYGLSGMGDLVLTCTGDLSRNRSVGLEIGRGRKLTEILSGMKMVAEGVKTTLSGYQLAQKLGVEAPIIEQMYLILNEDKDPRRAVSDLMQRELKAESD; translated from the coding sequence ATGAAAATAGGGGTGATAGGGGCTGGCAGCTGGGGTACAACTTTGGCCGATCTGCTGGCCAAAAAGGGCGAGGATGTAATTCTCTGGGCTTTCGAAAAGGAACTGGCGGAGCAGATGCAGGAAACCCGGAAAAACGACCAGTTTCTTTCCGGTTTCACCTTGGATAAAAAACTCTCCTTCACCTCTGATCTCCTGGAGGCGGCCACGGGCCGTGATCTTCTGGTACTGGTCTCCCCGTCCCAGGTCATGCGCCAGGTTTTGCGGCAGCTCGAACCCTGCATCACGCCGCAGACCATTCTGGTCTCTGCCGCCAAGGGGATCGAAAACGAGACTTTGATGACCATGTCGGAAGTTCTGGAGGATGTGCTGCCCGAAACAAAACGGCAACGCACAGCCTTTATTTCCGGCCCGACCTTTGCGCGGGAAGTTGCGGCGGAAATGCCGACCGCTCTGGTCGTCGCTTCCACCTGCCAGGAAACGGCCCGCCAAGTCCAGGATATATTCAGCTGCCACTATTTCCGCCTCTATCGTCAGGGTGACGTCCTCGGGGTCGAACTGGGCGGCTCCCTCAAGAATGTGATGGCTTTGGCGGCCGGGGTTACCGATGGCCTCGGCTATGGCTACAATACCCGGGCCGGACTGATAACGCGGGGGCTGGTGGAAATGAGCCGCATAGGCCAGGCCAAGGGCGCCAGGGAGAGCACTTTTTACGGCCTTTCCGGCATGGGAGATCTGGTTCTGACCTGCACCGGCGATCTTTCCCGAAACCGCTCCGTGGGTCTCGAGATCGGTCGAGGGCGGAAGTTGACGGAAATTCTCTCCGGGATGAAAATGGTGGCAGAGGGAGTGAAAACCACCCTTTCCGGTTATCAGCTGGCGCAGAAACTGGGAGTCGAGGCTCCCATCATCGAGCAGATGTATCTGATTCTGAATGAAGATAAGGATCCGCGCAGGGCCGTCAGTGACCTTATGCAGCGGGAATTGAAGGCCGAATCGGACTGA
- a CDS encoding tetratricopeptide repeat protein: MEIQKLKKKILWEEKKRRKSKSGPGWTRKLLIGLIGALLVTGVALVFYLRNLDRILETQFQRAETLLEEGEYSRAQAKFYRLYEKHPNFNRSAEALLMSGEILHLYLQREKEALLAYLLLERDYPDAVECQRAQYRIAEIYKYRLEDYDRALPAFQKLIDSDYAEADRVQYEIADTYFRQKNREQARIEFEYLVKNYPRSPLIPEALFRIGSTSALEGNFGEAEFVYRKVMEEYPDSPFAQEAQLGLVAVFERKGELRAALQLLETMRGTYDKQEILENKIKQIRNRMLKKKKAI; encoded by the coding sequence ATGGAGATACAGAAACTGAAGAAGAAGATACTTTGGGAGGAGAAGAAGAGGAGGAAATCTAAGTCAGGGCCCGGATGGACCCGGAAGCTTCTCATCGGTCTTATCGGAGCACTGCTGGTGACGGGGGTCGCCCTCGTTTTCTATCTGCGCAACCTCGACCGGATTCTCGAAACCCAGTTCCAGCGAGCGGAAACGTTGCTTGAGGAGGGCGAATACAGCAGGGCCCAGGCAAAATTCTACCGGCTCTATGAAAAGCATCCGAACTTCAACCGTTCGGCGGAAGCGCTGTTGATGTCGGGAGAAATTCTTCATCTCTATCTGCAGAGGGAAAAGGAGGCCTTGCTGGCCTATCTGCTGCTGGAACGGGATTATCCCGACGCAGTGGAGTGCCAGCGGGCCCAGTATCGCATTGCGGAGATTTACAAATATCGGCTGGAAGATTATGATCGGGCTCTACCGGCTTTTCAGAAGCTCATCGACAGCGACTACGCCGAGGCAGATCGGGTTCAGTATGAAATAGCTGACACTTATTTCCGGCAGAAAAACCGGGAACAGGCGCGGATAGAATTTGAATACCTGGTCAAAAACTATCCCCGGAGTCCTCTGATCCCCGAGGCCCTCTTCCGGATCGGCTCCACATCGGCACTGGAAGGAAATTTCGGTGAAGCCGAGTTCGTATACCGGAAAGTCATGGAGGAATATCCCGACAGCCCTTTTGCCCAGGAGGCACAGTTGGGTCTGGTAGCGGTTTTTGAAAGAAAGGGAGAGTTGAGGGCCGCTCTGCAACTGCTGGAAACAATGCGTGGGACCTATGACAAGCAAGAAATCCTTGAAAATAAAATTAAACAGATTCGGAACCGGATGCTGAAAAAGAAAAAAGCGATCTGA